In Sulfurisphaera javensis, a single genomic region encodes these proteins:
- a CDS encoding DUF973 family protein — protein sequence MMIMRRNKILLSLLLITIELLALSILVVNSTTSSTYTISFVEYGLPLGSTWSVTLNGQTKVAYANENITFYEPNGNYQYIVNSSLLYYNASISKGNITVNNEDVSQTIFFTLSTNHVFGYIPVIPRTTGLAYDPQNKLLYVPIHNYQSYFYYVYIINTSVNQVINGINLNNFFPYSIIYDPQNNLLYLTGFYSQSSYMYGLGLEVINPSTNKIICSGILQPYNNNIYCAYDAIIPLYDPNNNLIYIADPATASILAIAPQLNNSLVANISISPGNVYSFHSSYSALTYDPDNNLIYVADYVLQALTVINPLTEKVIANIPLPYTPYGVTVDTKDNLIYVAGSNGILIVNGITNEIQGNININYFDPSYIMYDSINNLIYADGNGLYIINASNNNITNICYSEGGWIDMVYDQNNHIMYFVSAGGSAVGMFYPPNINYNVTFEETGLPNGTHWSVTLNTMKEASSSSNITFNVPNGTYLYTINVQNSGYNIITPKVGTIIVNGNNVIIDVKFVPNITTYPITFEAVGLPKGLPWSVTLSGTSTNGQFVNITQTSDENTIKFNLTSGTYFYVIRLPSGYHTNQLNGSITVTNSPQVIKISVMPTETTSTQTQTTTTIQTSSTSVSTTTSTTSSSPISSNIALSSSSLSSQSLLTTPILILAIVSLFAVVSGVLVFRKGRNNSSSHSGMMATQPVIRPIYSGVIRSNGILKLYLDSNIVARIISVSVAGTNLIGTNVSPNTLNIGQNTILVTLNTVPQGLVPNSAIYQTVLTIEYNKQTFTISIPTYYIP from the coding sequence ATGATGATTATGAGAAGAAACAAGATATTGCTATCTCTATTACTAATTACCATAGAGCTTTTAGCGTTGAGCATTCTAGTAGTTAATTCAACTACTTCTTCTACATATACTATTTCGTTCGTTGAATATGGATTACCCTTAGGCTCTACTTGGTCTGTAACTTTGAACGGACAAACAAAAGTAGCATATGCTAATGAAAATATAACCTTTTATGAGCCAAATGGAAATTATCAGTATATAGTGAATAGTTCTTTGTTATATTACAATGCGTCAATTTCGAAAGGTAATATCACAGTTAATAACGAAGACGTTAGCCAAACTATTTTCTTTACACTCTCTACCAATCATGTATTTGGATACATACCAGTTATCCCGCGTACTACTGGATTAGCTTATGATCCACAAAACAAATTATTATATGTGCCAATACACAATTACCAAAGTTATTTCTATTATGTTTATATAATTAATACTTCAGTAAATCAAGTTATAAATGGTATTAATTTGAATAATTTTTTTCCATATAGTATCATATATGATCCGCAGAATAATCTGCTCTACTTAACAGGTTTTTATTCTCAATCTTCATATATGTACGGTTTAGGTCTTGAAGTTATTAATCCCTCAACAAATAAAATAATTTGTTCTGGTATTCTTCAACCATATAATAATAATATATATTGTGCTTATGATGCTATAATTCCTCTTTACGATCCTAATAATAATTTAATTTACATAGCAGATCCTGCTACTGCTAGTATACTTGCTATTGCACCTCAGTTAAATAATTCATTAGTTGCAAATATATCTATTTCTCCGGGTAATGTATACTCATTTCATTCTTCTTATTCGGCACTTACATACGACCCCGATAATAATTTAATATATGTAGCAGATTACGTATTACAAGCTCTAACAGTCATAAATCCGTTGACAGAAAAAGTGATAGCAAACATACCTCTTCCTTACACACCATATGGTGTTACTGTAGATACGAAAGACAATCTAATATATGTGGCTGGCTCCAACGGCATACTAATTGTTAATGGGATAACAAATGAGATACAAGGGAATATTAATATAAATTATTTTGATCCAAGTTATATAATGTATGATTCTATTAATAATTTAATATATGCTGATGGTAATGGTTTATATATAATTAACGCCAGTAACAATAATATAACTAATATATGTTATTCAGAAGGTGGTTGGATTGATATGGTTTATGATCAAAATAATCATATAATGTATTTTGTCTCTGCTGGAGGTAGTGCTGTTGGGATGTTCTATCCCCCAAACATAAACTATAATGTAACATTTGAGGAAACTGGTTTGCCTAATGGAACTCACTGGTCGGTAACTCTAAATACCATGAAGGAGGCATCCTCTTCAAGCAATATAACATTTAATGTGCCTAATGGAACTTATTTATATACAATTAATGTCCAGAATAGTGGATACAATATTATAACTCCGAAAGTAGGAACAATAATAGTTAATGGTAACAACGTAATTATAGACGTTAAGTTTGTTCCTAACATAACCACGTATCCAATTACTTTTGAGGCAGTAGGTTTACCAAAAGGATTACCATGGTCTGTCACACTTTCCGGAACTTCCACTAACGGACAGTTCGTAAATATTACTCAGACATCTGATGAAAATACGATTAAATTTAATCTGACTTCTGGAACATACTTTTATGTTATTAGACTACCTTCTGGCTATCATACTAATCAACTAAACGGGTCAATTACAGTCACAAATAGTCCACAAGTAATAAAAATATCAGTCATGCCCACTGAGACTACATCTACTCAAACACAGACTACCACTACTATACAAACCTCTTCAACAAGTGTGTCCACTACTACCTCTACTACCTCTTCTTCCCCGATATCTTCTAATATTGCGTTGAGTTCCTCTTCATTATCTAGTCAATCTTTGCTTACTACTCCAATCTTGATTTTAGCTATTGTAAGTTTGTTTGCTGTTGTTAGTGGTGTTCTTGTTTTTAGGAAGGGAAGAAATAATTCATCCTCTCATAGTGGAATGATGGCTACTCAGCCTGTTATTAGGCCGATTTATAGTGGAGTTATTAGGAGTAATGGGATTCTTAAACTTTATTTAGATTCTAATATTGTTGCTCGCATAATTAGTGTTAGTGTGGCTGGAACAAATCTGATAGGAACAAATGTTAGTCCTAATACCTTAAATATCGGTCAAAATACTATCTTGGTTACTTTGAATACTGTCCCTCAAGGGTTAGTACCAAACAGTGCAATTTATCAAACAGTTTTAACAATTGAGTATAATAAACAAACGTTTACAATATCAATACCAACGTACTATATACCATAA
- a CDS encoding DUF973 family protein, giving the protein MIGKLRLISIFILTLLLIDYGLQMPSFAILSNYSIPSVMNTNPTTMFHPVKIPFKFTLTIANILVNAQSSQQSVTFNIVNNQYISGSYTTTISVSPTTLTPNSTNSVSVSISGNKLPITINIPPINIGGTQVYSGGQFQLTINALGTFTCAIPGLTINAFVFSGGGYISVIGEIVGYVNVSGDGTTSTQKLCWTSPGAQKITIETSNVKSGNVVLDIYDLSYVLSICVFVKASSALGGSTQITVIPQTQVGSFKGDPSSVQFDLSVSSSIFPELSLPILLPLVSVPLLVGGVVAYRRKRKGGNKSRPKVSSTPQYTYSQPSIKYVYAGAIRRTGAIKLVLNSTVKARIVSIYVEGTNYIANNITPSEIQPGNNVIRGFLNQTPYSFKQGTIYNIIMHYEVNGNLYVLKIPSYYIP; this is encoded by the coding sequence ATGATTGGGAAACTAAGATTAATATCCATATTTATTTTAACATTACTTTTGATAGATTACGGACTTCAAATGCCATCTTTTGCTATCCTCTCAAATTATTCTATTCCTAGTGTAATGAATACTAATCCGACTACAATGTTTCATCCAGTTAAAATTCCGTTTAAATTTACTTTAACTATTGCAAATATTTTAGTTAATGCACAATCCTCTCAGCAAAGTGTTACGTTTAACATTGTAAATAATCAATATATTTCAGGAAGCTATACTACTACTATTTCAGTATCACCAACTACTCTAACTCCCAATTCTACAAATAGTGTATCAGTATCAATATCTGGGAATAAATTACCTATAACTATTAATATACCACCAATTAACATAGGGGGCACACAAGTTTACTCTGGTGGGCAGTTTCAGTTGACTATTAACGCTCTAGGTACTTTTACGTGTGCTATTCCCGGATTGACTATTAACGCCTTTGTCTTCAGTGGAGGAGGATATATAAGTGTTATTGGAGAAATTGTAGGTTATGTTAATGTTAGTGGTGATGGCACTACATCTACTCAAAAGCTATGTTGGACTTCTCCTGGAGCTCAAAAGATAACAATAGAAACATCTAATGTAAAAAGCGGTAATGTTGTATTAGATATATATGATTTATCCTATGTTTTATCAATTTGTGTTTTCGTAAAGGCAAGCTCAGCTCTTGGCGGTAGTACTCAAATCACTGTAATTCCTCAAACTCAAGTAGGGAGTTTCAAAGGAGACCCAAGTTCAGTTCAATTCGATCTTAGTGTGTCATCAAGCATATTTCCAGAATTATCTTTGCCAATTCTCCTGCCCTTAGTCTCAGTACCCTTACTAGTAGGCGGAGTAGTTGCATATAGAAGGAAAAGAAAAGGTGGTAATAAGAGTCGGCCTAAGGTATCTAGTACGCCACAATATACTTACTCTCAGCCCTCAATTAAGTACGTTTATGCTGGTGCAATAAGAAGGACCGGGGCTATTAAGCTTGTGTTAAATTCGACTGTAAAAGCTAGAATTGTCTCTATCTATGTGGAAGGGACGAATTACATCGCAAATAATATTACTCCTAGCGAAATACAACCTGGTAACAATGTTATTAGGGGATTCCTCAATCAAACGCCTTATAGTTTTAAGCAAGGTACAATATACAATATTATAATGCATTATGAAGTTAATGGAAACTTATACGTTTTAAAAATACCTTCTTATTATATTCCATGA
- a CDS encoding DUF973 family protein gives MSSQNVELEGLRKLKNGALLSLISQILIILVIIAVYSLSYLFILLGISSASSSSGLPSTLSFATGGIGMSVIIFPLVSLILEILGIVMLRSGYGKLKDLGKDVGMGKLGGTLFLIGLIVTILTPIVVLLLGTLVMNSITTSSITSPNASSISSTENNITLAIIIIFYSAAILGTTLILIGEILLGIGTYRVGDEYNEGTTRVGGTLIAIPIISFIGYMFAYYGLSKIINKLSLTNYPTPIMAQNPVQLIQQPSYGQQLQQTYVNQFSQIGQGVIKSNGYAQLTLYSPTTAVIASAQIQGTSLVSNNINPVFLNPGNNDIVINFGNLPNLIKGNQYIITLYISTNGNLTTINSIAYYQD, from the coding sequence ATGAGTTCACAAAACGTAGAATTAGAAGGATTAAGGAAATTGAAAAATGGAGCATTACTGTCACTCATATCTCAGATTTTGATAATTTTAGTTATTATTGCTGTGTATTCTCTAAGTTATTTATTTATTTTACTTGGCATTTCTTCAGCCTCATCTAGTTCGGGATTACCATCTACTTTATCATTTGCAACTGGAGGTATTGGTATGTCAGTGATTATATTCCCTTTAGTATCACTAATCTTAGAAATTTTAGGTATTGTTATGCTAAGGAGCGGTTATGGAAAGTTAAAAGATTTAGGTAAGGATGTTGGCATGGGCAAACTTGGTGGAACATTATTTCTAATTGGTCTAATAGTTACAATTCTAACTCCAATTGTTGTTTTATTATTAGGGACTTTAGTTATGAATTCAATTACGACTTCTAGCATCACATCTCCTAATGCATCAAGTATTTCTTCTACAGAAAATAACATAACTCTTGCAATTATTATTATCTTCTACTCAGCCGCTATACTAGGAACAACTCTAATTCTCATAGGAGAAATTTTGTTAGGCATTGGTACTTATAGGGTAGGAGATGAATATAATGAGGGGACAACAAGAGTTGGTGGAACATTAATTGCAATACCTATTATTTCATTTATTGGTTATATGTTTGCATATTATGGGTTAAGCAAAATAATTAATAAACTTTCATTAACTAATTATCCTACTCCAATTATGGCGCAAAACCCAGTGCAACTAATACAGCAACCTTCATATGGACAGCAATTACAGCAAACATACGTAAATCAATTTTCTCAAATAGGTCAAGGAGTAATAAAAAGTAATGGTTATGCACAACTTACTCTATACTCCCCTACAACGGCTGTAATAGCATCTGCACAAATCCAGGGGACCTCTTTGGTATCAAATAATATAAATCCAGTATTTCTAAATCCAGGAAATAATGATATAGTGATTAATTTTGGAAATTTACCAAATCTTATTAAAGGTAATCAGTATATAATAACACTTTATATATCTACTAATGGCAATTTAACAACTATAAATAGTATAGCCTATTACCAAGATTAA
- a CDS encoding serine/threonine-protein kinase gives MGVAKAIIITFILYTFLLYPFLGLISASGGINIFTFTGYFIPLLFFEFLAVGISLATNKKRIIEIRVRNLPVRNWIAIIESKTLAFNTDVARLEIKGSPLAIFCPQIVDNMVYFPRPAKTKLSGNVIEINYQPTTAYSVLLDFPLCMKFYNPIYTNPNIPRTHIVAEKEIVDKNGKKQRLRIEFNKPGTYPTPTQPPIGQNQLPINLSLSNWDPNVWVGREIHGYKVDSVIGTGGNGYVLKVSLGGTKYAMKVLSITPTKSGTVTLQAKSGFDQLFNESENLKRLSQNPNFVTIFGIYVDSNMIMEALKGNAEAYFKNPPAIVMEFMEGGSADKLLTNQNITYSTYWPLIVKKIIKQVAVALSYLHSSGYVHLDIKPQNIFLKRNPGYLGEEVYRNIDGIIKLGDLGSAVKIGGKIEQVTPSYAPPEHVEAIITGKGADPKMDIFALGMTAYVMLTLQHDNPAGDYLDKVLDAYINGNISVALTLVRQAKQILSTWRPTIPLTTPQELQQVIIKTLNPEPQLRPTAQEIANTL, from the coding sequence ATGGGCGTAGCAAAGGCAATTATAATAACTTTCATATTATATACATTTTTGCTATATCCTTTCTTAGGATTAATATCTGCATCCGGAGGTATTAATATATTCACCTTTACGGGCTACTTTATTCCTCTCTTATTTTTTGAGTTTCTAGCTGTAGGCATTTCACTAGCAACTAATAAAAAGAGAATAATTGAGATTAGGGTTAGAAATTTACCAGTCAGAAATTGGATAGCAATAATAGAATCAAAGACCCTTGCTTTTAATACTGACGTAGCAAGGCTAGAGATAAAAGGATCTCCATTAGCTATTTTCTGTCCTCAAATAGTAGATAATATGGTTTATTTTCCAAGACCAGCTAAAACAAAGCTCTCCGGTAATGTGATTGAAATAAATTACCAGCCAACAACTGCCTACAGTGTATTATTGGATTTCCCCCTATGTATGAAATTCTATAATCCTATTTATACTAACCCAAACATTCCAAGAACCCATATTGTTGCTGAAAAAGAGATTGTTGACAAAAATGGTAAAAAACAAAGACTTAGAATAGAATTTAACAAACCAGGAACTTATCCAACACCTACTCAACCTCCTATTGGACAGAATCAATTACCAATAAATCTCTCGTTATCTAATTGGGATCCAAACGTATGGGTAGGTAGAGAAATTCACGGATATAAGGTTGATTCAGTTATAGGTACTGGTGGAAATGGTTATGTACTAAAAGTATCTTTAGGTGGTACTAAATACGCTATGAAAGTTCTTTCAATAACTCCAACAAAAAGCGGTACTGTAACTTTACAAGCAAAAAGCGGTTTTGATCAATTATTTAACGAGAGTGAAAATTTGAAGAGACTATCACAAAATCCAAATTTTGTAACAATTTTCGGAATTTATGTTGATTCTAACATGATCATGGAAGCACTTAAAGGGAATGCTGAGGCTTATTTTAAGAACCCACCAGCAATAGTTATGGAATTTATGGAGGGAGGAAGCGCAGATAAACTACTAACAAATCAAAATATTACATATTCAACGTATTGGCCACTTATCGTAAAGAAAATAATAAAACAAGTAGCTGTAGCCTTATCATATTTACACTCAAGTGGTTATGTTCATTTAGATATTAAACCTCAAAACATATTCTTAAAGAGAAATCCCGGATATTTAGGAGAGGAAGTTTATAGGAATATTGATGGAATAATTAAACTAGGTGATTTAGGTTCAGCAGTAAAAATTGGAGGAAAAATTGAGCAAGTAACTCCTTCTTATGCACCACCAGAACATGTTGAGGCAATAATAACTGGAAAAGGAGCTGATCCTAAAATGGATATATTTGCTCTTGGTATGACAGCTTATGTCATGCTTACCTTACAACATGATAATCCAGCTGGAGATTACTTAGATAAAGTGTTAGATGCTTATATTAATGGTAATATTAGCGTTGCTTTAACTTTAGTACGTCAAGCTAAGCAAATACTGTCAACATGGAGACCAACCATACCTCTAACAACGCCTCAAGAATTACAGCAGGTAATCATAAAAACATTAAATCCAGAACCACAATTAAGACCAACAGCCCAAGAAATAGCTAATACTCTGTAA